In the Theobroma cacao cultivar B97-61/B2 chromosome 1, Criollo_cocoa_genome_V2, whole genome shotgun sequence genome, one interval contains:
- the LOC108661428 gene encoding E3 ubiquitin-protein ligase HEL2-like encodes MGRQRGTLGASWIGDVGVKLKGDFEEPLWIACYKSELILSVENITISSSLYWSALGDYTRIISDFSVLPSEVREGRVGTYWYHEDTQAFFDDVDHYRIIKAMCRLSCSVCDKMEAQGAKRQGKFRNIEQLKGHLFHRHRLVMCGLCLEGRKVFICEQKLYTRAQLNQHINTGDSEVDGTESERGGFMGHPMCESCKTPFYGDNELYSHMSTEHYTCHICQRQQHPGQYEYYKNYDDLEIHFRRDHYLCEDEACLVKKFIVFHSEAELKMTSSSI; translated from the exons ATGGGACGCCAGCGTGGCACCCTTGGAGCGAGCTGGATAGGGGACGTTGGGGTTAAACTTAAAGGTGACTTTGAGGAACCATTGTGGATTGCTT GCTATAAATCTGAATTAATTCTTTCTGTTGAAAACATAACTATATCTTCATCTCTTTATTGGAGT GCTTTGGGGGATTACACAAGGATAATCAGTGACTTTTCTGTATTGCCATCTGAAGTGAGAGAAGGACGGGTGGGAACTTATTGGTACCATGAGGATACACAAGCGTTTTTCGATGATGTTGACCACTACAGGATAATCAAAGCAATGTGCAGACTTTCTTGTAGTGTGTGTGACAAGATGGAAGCGCAGGGGGCGAAGAGACAGGGAAAGTTTAGGAACATTGAACAGTTGAAGGGTCATTTGTTTCATCGACATAGATTGGTTATGTGCGGCCTGTGTTTGGAAGGACGGAAG GTGTTTATCTGTGAACAAAAGCTATATACTAGAGCACAGTTAAACCAACATATAAACACGGGTGATTCTGAAGTGGATGGAACTGAGAGTGAGAGAGGTGGCTTCATGGGGCATCCAATGTGTGAATCCTGCAAGACCCCATTCTACGGGGATAATGAGTTATACTCTCACATGTCCACAGAGCACTATACATGTCATATATGTCAAAG GCAGCAGCATCCAGGACAGTATGAATATTACAAGAATTATGATGACCTTGAG ATTCATTTTCGCCGAGATCATTACCTATGTGAGGATGAGGCTTGCCTTGTCAAAAAGTTTATTGTCTTTCATTCTGAAGCTGAACTAAAGATGACTTCTTCGAGCATATAA
- the LOC18613779 gene encoding uncharacterized protein LOC18613779, producing the protein MLRHLIRKQPTTFDSLCHPFYFWSHLIFKSKEPRHCHGYIPTPAHSTPSSMNPKGTVVFTSVGRPQYGFDIFTVNLNQTPITNSTPEHRLTDCISINFNAQFINEDQSIVFISERSGSPRIYLTHPDLPKPEQLPSAPSSLFHDRPIIQNHRLYFISAHEQPDQPFKSWSALYSTELRGKRDTTRLSPYGVADYSPAISKSGKFVAVASYGSRPWEGDFHELKTDIVVFPVSYPNNRFVVCEKGGWPTWSGDSTIFFHRQADDGWWSIFRLEFPENPIEFSGFPVLPLRVTPPGLHCFTAAAFHDGKRIAVATRRRGKNYRHIEVFDLESKVFHQVTELLNPSFHHYNPFVSLNSEFLGYHRFRGESTQGESTVPHIEPVMSPLKNLRMLRLNGSFPSFSPDGDLLALNPTLDESGGIKVVKSNGSKRWTLIKGRTAFYNSWSPTEKHVIYTSLGPIFESVKTTVQVARITFDPSDFNGDLEEIPGDVKMLTREDTGNNAFPSCSPDGKSLVFRSGRSGHKNLYILDAVNGEFNGGIRKLTDGPWIDTMPSWSPSGDLIAFSSNMHNPDRVDAFSIYVIKPDGSDLRRIYVAGPKGSSDVDRERINHVCFSQDGEWLLFATNIGGVTVEPVSWPNQFQPYGDLYVVRLDGSGLRRLTWNGFENGTPAWHPGSELDMGRLCLGNEAGVKLKGDFEEPLWITCDFA; encoded by the coding sequence ATGCTGCGTCATCTCATACGCAAACAACCTACCACCTTCGATTCCCTCTGCCACCCATTTTACTTTTGGTCGCACCTGATTTTTAAAAGCAAAGAACCCAGACACTGTCACGGTTACATTCCTACTCCCGCTCATTCAACACCTAGTTCAATGAATCCTAAAGGCACCGTCGTTTTCACCTCCGTTGGGAGGCCACAATACGGCTTCGACATCTTTACCGTCAATCTCAATCAAACTCCCATCACCAACTCCACCCCTGAACATCGCCTTACTGACTGTATTTCCATCAACTTCAATGCTCAATTCATAAACGAAGATCAATCCATCGTCTTTATCTCTGAACGATCGGGGTCCCCTCGGATTTACCTCACCCACCCGGACCTACCCAAGCCCGAGCAGCTCCCATCTGCCCCCAGCAGCCTCTTCCACGATCGACCCATCATCCAAAACCACCGCCTTTACTTCATTTCAGCTCATGAACAACCTGATCAACCTTTCAAGAGCTGGTCCGCTCTTTACTCAACCGAGCTCCGCGGTAAAAGAGACACTACAAGGTTGTCTCCTTACGGGGTTGCTGACTACAGTCCTGCTATTTCAAAATCTGGGAAATTTGTAGCCGTTGCCTCATACGGTTCTCGGCCTTGGGAAGGTGATTTTCACGAGCTCAAAACGGATATAGTTGTTTTCCCAGTATCCTACCCGAATAACCGTTTTGTTGTTTGTGAGAAAGGCGGTTGGCCCACTTGGTCAGGTGACTCCACCATTTTCTTTCACCGCCAAGCCGACGATGGCTGGTGGAGCATTTTCCGTCTCGAGTTTCCGGAAAATCCTATTGAATTTTCTGGGTTCCCAGTCCTTCCTCTTCGTGTCACTCCACCTGGTCTCCACTGCTTCACTGCGGCCGCATTCCATGACGGAAAACGAATCGCAGTAGCCACTAGGCGGCGCGGCAAGAATTACAGACATATCGAGGTTTTCGACCTCGAATCGAAGGTTTTTCACCAAGTGACTGAGTTGCTCAACCCGagttttcatcattataaCCCGTTTGTCTCCCTCAACTCTGAATTCCTCGGGTACCACAGGTTCAGAGGTGAGTCGACTCAGGGTGAGTCCACGGTTCCACATATCGAGCCAGTCATGTCTCCGTTAAAAAATCTACGTATGCTGCGACTCAACGGATCATTCCCTTCCTTCTCTCCCGACGGTGATCTTCTAGCCTTAAATCCCACTTTGGATGAAAGCGGAGGCATTAAAGTTGTCAAATCGAACGGCTCGAAACGATGGACCTTGATAAAGGGCCGTACGGCATTTTATAACTCGTGGAGCCCCACTGAGAAACACGTGATTTACACTTCCCTAGGCCCGATATTCGAGTCAGTTAAAACAACGGTGCAGGTCGCACGAATCACATTTGACCCGTCTGATTTCAACGGTGATCTTGAAGAGATCCCTGGCGATGTAAAGATGCTTACGCGAGAAGATACAGGGAATAACGCCTTCCCGTCTTGCTCCCCTGATGGAAAGTCCCTCGTGTTCCGTTCCGGCCGTTCTGGACATAAGAATCTTTACATACTTGACGCCGTTAACGGTGAATTTAACGGCGGTATACGGAAGTTAACCGACGGTCCTTGGATTGATACGATGCCGTCTTGGTCCCCCAGCGGAGATCTCATAGCGTTTTCTTCCAACATGCATAATCCGGATAGAGTTGATGCCTTCAGCATTTACGTGATTAAACCGGATGGCTCTGATCTCAGGAGGATTTACGTGGCGGGACCGAAGGGGTCGAGTGACGTGGACAGGGAGAGAATTAACCACGTATGTTTTAGCCAGGATGGAGAGTGGCTGCTGTTCGCGACAAACATAGGAGGCGTGACTGTTGAGCCGGTGTCGTGGCCCAATCAGTTCCAGCCATATGGGGATTTGTATGTGGTGAGGTTGGATGGGAGTGGATTGAGGAGGCTGACGTGGAATGGGTTTGAGAATGGGACGCCAGCATGGCACCCCGGGAGCGAGCTGGATATGGGGCGTTTGTGTTTGGGAAATGAAGCTGGGGTTAAACTTAAAGGTGACTTTGAGGAACCATTATGGATTACTTGTGATTTTGCTTAg
- the LOC18613778 gene encoding tRNA:m(4)X modification enzyme TRM13 homolog isoform X2: protein MENRCKFWLPKKNRFCANAPLHNSSSVLQENLEGHVRRCPLLKQVQSLSTQPFYQKGVNAGKDDEQKEPETLIPTSGSFDNVTSEMKRNALYSLNISQFFDLIRKIESVHAQICKDIKDSYKIPEACGIWIKREVDRKLPFQEKHVMQQASILGNLEEFGVLESSDGKEQCGGAEVEQVEDSNGVPAVVEFGAGRGYLTQMLADCYGIGRVFLVERKSYKLKADRSLRQKESLILERLRIDIEDLNLNAVESLQGLPYVAIGKHLCGPATDLTLRCCLANQRNDDRCRGNCHLRGLAVATCCHHLCQWKHYINKKYLTHLGISKEEFHAITWFTSWAVDADHGSDLSDVTDFKLHPDSIGSEKEEYSGDANGVEGMARNMKAIERAKLGFMCKQIIDMGRLMWVKEHGLVTQLVKYVPATISPENHLLIARHVCHF from the exons ATGGAGAATCGCTGCAAATTCTGGCTTCCTAAAAAGAACAGATTCTGTGCAAATGCCCCTCTTCACAATTCCTC CTCTGTGCTTCAGGAAAATCTGGAAGGACATGTAAGGAGATGCCCATTACTTAAACAAGTTCAATCTTTGAGCACCCAACCTTTCTACCAAAAGGGCGTTAATGCTGGCAAAGACGATGAACAAAAGGAACCGGAAACGTTAATACCCACTTCAGGGTCTTTTGATAATGTTACCtctgaaatgaaaagaaatgcTCTTTATAGCTTGAACATATCCCAATTCTTCGACCTAATTAGAAAGATCGAGTCAGTTCATGCTCAAATTTGTAAGGATATTAAAGACTCCTATAAGATACCTGAAGCTTGTGGTATATGGATTAAGAGAGAAGTAGACAG GAAATTACCATTTCAAGAGAAGCATGTTATGCAACAGGCCTCAATTCTTGGGAACCTGGAAGAATTTGGGGTTTTGGAAAGTTCCGATGGCAAGGAACAGTGTGGAGGTGCGGAGGTGGAGCAAGTTGAAGATAGCAATGGTGTTCCTGCAGTGGTTGAGTTTGGAGCAGGGAGGGGATACTTGACACAAATGCTTGCAGATTGCTATGGTATTGGAAGGGTATTTCTAGTTGAGAGAAAGTCATACAAGCTGAAG GCTGATCGGTCTTTGCGACAGAAAGAGAGCTTGATATTAGAGCGTTTGAGAATTGACA TCGAGGATTTGAACTTGAATGCTGTTGAGTCATTGCAAGGACTTCCTTATGTAGCTATTGGCAAACATCTCTGTGGCCCTGCAACTG ATCTGACACTCAGATGTTGCCTGGCAAATCAAAGGAATGATGACCGATGCAGAGGTAATTGTCACCTGAGAGGTCTGGCGGTAGCAACATGCTGCCACCATCTTTGCCAATGGAAGCACTATATaa ataaaaaatatttaacccATTTGGGAATCAGTAAGGAAGAATTCCATGCAATTACATGGTTTACCAGCTGGGCAGTAGATGCTGATCATGGTTCAGATCTTTCTGATGTTACTGATTTCAAATTGCATCCAGATTCAAT TGGCAGTGAAAAGGAAGAATATAGTGGGGATGCAAATGGAGTCGAAGGCATGGCAAGGAATATGAAAGCTATTGAGAGGGCAAAGTTAGGTTTTATGTGCAAGCAGATAATTGATATGGGAAGGTTGATGTGGGTCAAGGAACATGGATTAGTAACTCAGCTTGTTAAGTATGTTCCAGCAACCATCTCTCCAGAAAACCATTTATTGATTGCCAGACATGTTTGTCATTTCTAA
- the LOC18613778 gene encoding tRNA:m(4)X modification enzyme TRM13 homolog isoform X3 codes for MENRCKFWLPKKNRFCANAPLHNSSFCGNHTPRTAGQWIPCPIDPSHSVLQENLEGHVRRCPLLKQVQSLSTQPFYQKGVNAGKDDEQKEPETLIPTSGSFDNVTSEMKRNALYSLNISQFFDLIRKIESVHAQICKDIKDSYKIPEACGIWIKREVDRKLPFQEKHVMQQASILGNLEEFGVLESSDGKEQCGGAEVEQVEDSNGVPAVVEFGAGRGYLTQMLADCYGIGRVFLVERKSYKLKADRSLRQKESLILERLRIDIEDLNLNAVESLQGLPYVAIGKHLCGPATDLTLRCCLANQRNDDRCRDKKYLTHLGISKEEFHAITWFTSWAVDADHGSDLSDVTDFKLHPDSIGSEKEEYSGDANGVEGMARNMKAIERAKLGFMCKQIIDMGRLMWVKEHGLVTQLVKYVPATISPENHLLIARHVCHF; via the exons ATGGAGAATCGCTGCAAATTCTGGCTTCCTAAAAAGAACAGATTCTGTGCAAATGCCCCTCTTCACAATTCCTC GTTTTGTGGTAATCACACTCCGAGGACCGCTGGCCAGTGGATCCCATGTCCGATTGACCCTTCCCA CTCTGTGCTTCAGGAAAATCTGGAAGGACATGTAAGGAGATGCCCATTACTTAAACAAGTTCAATCTTTGAGCACCCAACCTTTCTACCAAAAGGGCGTTAATGCTGGCAAAGACGATGAACAAAAGGAACCGGAAACGTTAATACCCACTTCAGGGTCTTTTGATAATGTTACCtctgaaatgaaaagaaatgcTCTTTATAGCTTGAACATATCCCAATTCTTCGACCTAATTAGAAAGATCGAGTCAGTTCATGCTCAAATTTGTAAGGATATTAAAGACTCCTATAAGATACCTGAAGCTTGTGGTATATGGATTAAGAGAGAAGTAGACAG GAAATTACCATTTCAAGAGAAGCATGTTATGCAACAGGCCTCAATTCTTGGGAACCTGGAAGAATTTGGGGTTTTGGAAAGTTCCGATGGCAAGGAACAGTGTGGAGGTGCGGAGGTGGAGCAAGTTGAAGATAGCAATGGTGTTCCTGCAGTGGTTGAGTTTGGAGCAGGGAGGGGATACTTGACACAAATGCTTGCAGATTGCTATGGTATTGGAAGGGTATTTCTAGTTGAGAGAAAGTCATACAAGCTGAAG GCTGATCGGTCTTTGCGACAGAAAGAGAGCTTGATATTAGAGCGTTTGAGAATTGACA TCGAGGATTTGAACTTGAATGCTGTTGAGTCATTGCAAGGACTTCCTTATGTAGCTATTGGCAAACATCTCTGTGGCCCTGCAACTG ATCTGACACTCAGATGTTGCCTGGCAAATCAAAGGAATGATGACCGATGCAGAG ataaaaaatatttaacccATTTGGGAATCAGTAAGGAAGAATTCCATGCAATTACATGGTTTACCAGCTGGGCAGTAGATGCTGATCATGGTTCAGATCTTTCTGATGTTACTGATTTCAAATTGCATCCAGATTCAAT TGGCAGTGAAAAGGAAGAATATAGTGGGGATGCAAATGGAGTCGAAGGCATGGCAAGGAATATGAAAGCTATTGAGAGGGCAAAGTTAGGTTTTATGTGCAAGCAGATAATTGATATGGGAAGGTTGATGTGGGTCAAGGAACATGGATTAGTAACTCAGCTTGTTAAGTATGTTCCAGCAACCATCTCTCCAGAAAACCATTTATTGATTGCCAGACATGTTTGTCATTTCTAA
- the LOC18613778 gene encoding tRNA:m(4)X modification enzyme TRM13 homolog isoform X1 encodes MENRCKFWLPKKNRFCANAPLHNSSFCGNHTPRTAGQWIPCPIDPSHSVLQENLEGHVRRCPLLKQVQSLSTQPFYQKGVNAGKDDEQKEPETLIPTSGSFDNVTSEMKRNALYSLNISQFFDLIRKIESVHAQICKDIKDSYKIPEACGIWIKREVDRKLPFQEKHVMQQASILGNLEEFGVLESSDGKEQCGGAEVEQVEDSNGVPAVVEFGAGRGYLTQMLADCYGIGRVFLVERKSYKLKADRSLRQKESLILERLRIDIEDLNLNAVESLQGLPYVAIGKHLCGPATDLTLRCCLANQRNDDRCRGNCHLRGLAVATCCHHLCQWKHYINKKYLTHLGISKEEFHAITWFTSWAVDADHGSDLSDVTDFKLHPDSIGSEKEEYSGDANGVEGMARNMKAIERAKLGFMCKQIIDMGRLMWVKEHGLVTQLVKYVPATISPENHLLIARHVCHF; translated from the exons ATGGAGAATCGCTGCAAATTCTGGCTTCCTAAAAAGAACAGATTCTGTGCAAATGCCCCTCTTCACAATTCCTC GTTTTGTGGTAATCACACTCCGAGGACCGCTGGCCAGTGGATCCCATGTCCGATTGACCCTTCCCA CTCTGTGCTTCAGGAAAATCTGGAAGGACATGTAAGGAGATGCCCATTACTTAAACAAGTTCAATCTTTGAGCACCCAACCTTTCTACCAAAAGGGCGTTAATGCTGGCAAAGACGATGAACAAAAGGAACCGGAAACGTTAATACCCACTTCAGGGTCTTTTGATAATGTTACCtctgaaatgaaaagaaatgcTCTTTATAGCTTGAACATATCCCAATTCTTCGACCTAATTAGAAAGATCGAGTCAGTTCATGCTCAAATTTGTAAGGATATTAAAGACTCCTATAAGATACCTGAAGCTTGTGGTATATGGATTAAGAGAGAAGTAGACAG GAAATTACCATTTCAAGAGAAGCATGTTATGCAACAGGCCTCAATTCTTGGGAACCTGGAAGAATTTGGGGTTTTGGAAAGTTCCGATGGCAAGGAACAGTGTGGAGGTGCGGAGGTGGAGCAAGTTGAAGATAGCAATGGTGTTCCTGCAGTGGTTGAGTTTGGAGCAGGGAGGGGATACTTGACACAAATGCTTGCAGATTGCTATGGTATTGGAAGGGTATTTCTAGTTGAGAGAAAGTCATACAAGCTGAAG GCTGATCGGTCTTTGCGACAGAAAGAGAGCTTGATATTAGAGCGTTTGAGAATTGACA TCGAGGATTTGAACTTGAATGCTGTTGAGTCATTGCAAGGACTTCCTTATGTAGCTATTGGCAAACATCTCTGTGGCCCTGCAACTG ATCTGACACTCAGATGTTGCCTGGCAAATCAAAGGAATGATGACCGATGCAGAGGTAATTGTCACCTGAGAGGTCTGGCGGTAGCAACATGCTGCCACCATCTTTGCCAATGGAAGCACTATATaa ataaaaaatatttaacccATTTGGGAATCAGTAAGGAAGAATTCCATGCAATTACATGGTTTACCAGCTGGGCAGTAGATGCTGATCATGGTTCAGATCTTTCTGATGTTACTGATTTCAAATTGCATCCAGATTCAAT TGGCAGTGAAAAGGAAGAATATAGTGGGGATGCAAATGGAGTCGAAGGCATGGCAAGGAATATGAAAGCTATTGAGAGGGCAAAGTTAGGTTTTATGTGCAAGCAGATAATTGATATGGGAAGGTTGATGTGGGTCAAGGAACATGGATTAGTAACTCAGCTTGTTAAGTATGTTCCAGCAACCATCTCTCCAGAAAACCATTTATTGATTGCCAGACATGTTTGTCATTTCTAA